The nucleotide sequence aagtcaacctgacccaatatgatctttaaatctatacatgtttattaacaaaatataagtcttgataattgaacgaatttatagtttatcaaactcaaaatattatttatttcaggagctatattatatttgaattatcatggcaaccgaacatattttattattacacatagttttccaatacttgtaaaatcagattatagtatttataaagcttttaaaacatgataagacagtcaactttgacaattgatcaacaaaacagaacgtgccttatatagaaattcatttactcgattagtaatatctaaaaatccaatttatcaatctcatagacaagttgtttaaatattaatttacagtttcaaacacaatttcaattaacgttaaccataattcagttgaccatatcttttaatccgttcatcaaaatcacgcgatttctaaatgaaaagttattaatttttcgatagctttccaacgacatgcatatcatatactttatatcagtagcatatgtatcaaattcgtgattcatcatagacTATCTAAcaacaaacttaaagcatacaagcatgcataaatacatatactcgagcactagacatggatacactattgatatataaaagataagatatgaatgctcacgtatcaatattgtgattcaatattgcaggaaggtacgtagacgcaacggaaatgataaacgctaggttgacctttgactcatgatcataacccccaagcaatacccataacctccatagctataacccataatttccttagctctatcccgctcgaaaagcttgttttgaaatcgtttgggcataagctcgtcgtaatattttatgtataatactaataataacgctatctaataatactaataccaataataataagattaataataataatctttaataataataataataataataataataataataataataataataataataataataataataataataataataataataataataataattttaataaatataaataatatattaagagACAGAGAGATTGAAAAAAAAATGGATGGATTCGGCAGAAAAATGTTGGGCTTTTATACACCAATCCTGACACTGACACCTCTGCAATCGCGGAGGTTTTATGCCTATATGCTCTGCGATCGCAAAGCTGTGAAATCCAGCTCATGCATCATTtggcttctagtttgtcgacataattaaataaatttaatatatataatttatattaattaattatatattatattatattctcgtgcatggtTGGCTAGTAACTTTAGCTCTGTTGTCTTGtatgttgacgctcgacttatgtcccggtttcggtttctcgaacgtcctttcgtacgcttagaaaactagcactttaagtTTCGTgacgtgtacatttatcaataattagacttaatcaatgataaactatattacccgaagtataacttaatcatttgagtgttttggtcatttgcttcattaaatcaacttctcgttgtttattaatatatatttaaaatctaaacgttttataaccaggttaatattatattttatcattctgtaatatatatatatatatatatatatatatatatatatatatatatatatatatatatatatatatatatatattcatacacatgTCCATTAACAAATGGTTGTTTGTGAATTGAAGGTTAAAGTCCAACgaataaataaatgtatgaaattattttaatgtgacacgtcaatttgcttatcttgtcgacatCCATTATCTCTATTATTTACACTCCGCATTTCCACTTGTAGaatactttaccaattattctgtaTATAATTAAaaaggaatgatttctcaaatcaatgtagacctcacaacagagacctataACCATATCATAATATTTACGGTATTTATAAGTGTTGAAGTATGTACTAAATCAATCATTGGTATTACCTTCTAGTTCCGtagataaatatatcaaatatatattgagacaaatacatttaacgtaaagtattatatatttaatactttgttaacgttttcaagttataatatatatatatatatatatacatatacatatatgtatatatatatatatacatatatgtatacatatatatatatatgtatacatacatatatatatatatgtatacatatagatatatatatatatatatatatatatatatatatatatatatatatatatatatatatatatatatatatatatatatatatatatatatatatatgtatacatacatatatatatatatatatatatatatatatatatatatatatatatatatatatatatatatatatatatatatatatatatatatatatatatatatgtatatgtatatatatatatatacatatatatatatatacatattcatatccatttatataattgttcgtgaatcgtcggaatttggtcgaggttaaatgaatacatgaacatagttcaaaattttgagattcaacttaacaaactttgcttatcgtatcagaatcatataagattaagtttacatttgatcaaaaatttccgggtcgtcacacagtgCCACTTGGCGTATCTACAATACGCTAAGTGTCGTTCATGCCGTTCGAAGGATAGATTGTACTTCATTCAAGGCATGTGTAACATAAGAATGGACTTACATTTATTACACCAAGGTGCTACCATAGACAGTTACGTAACACATTAACTAACACAACTGAAAAATGTATTAAGTTCAAACAAAGCAACCAAACAAATCCAAGGCGCAACGCACTTACATAATTGTGGTGATCATTCAcaaaataaaagtaaaaatgctAAAAAATGGAAACGTAAAGTTTAAACATCCTAAACATAGAATTTTTTCAGATTGGTTGCTTGCAGGTATGTGGCACAAATTTTCCGTCAGGCATTGTCAAGTTGTACGCTCTGTTTCCAAGGGCTTCCACAACTTCATAAGGACCTTCCCAATTAGGTCCCAACTTACCAACGTCCTCGACCCTGCTAGCATTGTTATTACGCCACACATAGTCACTGGGACAGAACGTGCGTTCACGTACACGTCAGTTATAGTACTTGGCAATCTTTTGGTTGTTAGACGCCTCATTGATGGCTGTTATTGACATGCGTTCCTCCAAAAGATTCAAGTTTTCCCTCAAATGTATTGCATTAGATTCTTCATTGAATTATGTGACGCATTGCGTTGGAACGGCTATTTAAGCATGGATAACCGCTTCGGACCCATAGACGAGACTGAAAGGCGTCTCCCTGTTACTCCCCTTAGGTGTTGTTCGAAACGCCCACAAAACCATTTGTAATTCCAATCCAATCCTTACGATCCGTACCCAACCTATACCGGCAACAATATCTCTATTAGTGACCTTAACTTTGCCGTTTTCCTGGGGGTGAGTGGCGGAGCTGAAGCTCTGCTTGATGTTCAGTCTGTCACACCATGCTCGAAACGGATCATGTGTAAATTGCTTCCAATTGTCGCTAACAATTTCATATGGTACGCCAAAATGGCACACTATATCCTCCCACACAAAGTTAACAATCTGCCTACCCGTTATGCTTTTCAACGGTTTTGCTTCCACCCACTTGGTGGAAAAAATTTAACATTCACAACAAGGTGTCTCCCGTCTAGAAACGGACCAACCAAATCTATTGCCCATTTTTGAAAAGGCCAAGCGGACAATATAGGGATCAGGTCATGAGACGACACGTGAACCTGTGGCGCATGGCATTGGCAGGAAACGCAACTTTTGATAACGTCACTTGTATCACGGTATATTGATGGCCAGTATTTTCCCAATCTCATAATCTTTCCCACAACGGTCCGGAAGCCAGAATGCATCCCACACGTTCCTTTGTGGACCTCTCTAATCACCATAACTTCTTGCGGGCCAAAGCATCGCAGCAAAGGACCGAGAAGGGATTTCTTGTAAAGAACATTGTCATGCATTGTGTACATGGGTGCTTTGATACGTATTTTCCTGGCCACCGCGCTATCAACTGGAAGCGTACCATCTCTTAGGTAAGCAATAATAGGGTTAATCCAAGTGTTCACCTCCTCAATAGGAACTATCATCTGTAATACATCATTATTTAACAAACATTAAGGAAAGTCGAGCGTTCATTGATTTTTATTTCTTCAGTGAATTGTTTGTTGTCATGATTGTAGGTTTTATAAGCGCGAGGGCTTGATACATGCACCACATCAGTGGATTTTTGTTCAACAACTTCGATCCATACATATTTAACGAAATAGCTGAATGTCAAGGAAGTGAGCTTGCTGAGTGCGTCAGCCTTTTTATTCATTGACCTCGGCACTTGCATGATTGAGATGAAGTCAAATTTATTAGCCATTTCTTCTGCCAATTTCAAGTATTTTTGCATTGCTGGATCCCTGGCCTCGAATATTCCATTCAAATGATTGGCCACCAGTTGAGAGTCGACTGAAACTTTTAACGCCTTATTGCCCATTTTCCATGCGATGCGTAATCTAGAGAGTAACACTTCGTATTCAGCCTTGTTGTTAGAGATGGTAAATGCGAAGCATAGAGCATAAGTGTGTTCTTCACCTTCAGGGTTGGTAAGTATCAATCTGGCTCCAGCTCCTTCTAAAGTAGACGCACCGTCAGTAAAGAGTTCCCATGTCACGGCACATGGGACCGTCTCATCGacaagtgccaacggtctggggtTAATGAATTTCACCATGAAGTCAGCCATTACCTATCCCGTAACGATGTTACGGGGGGCGTAGTTGATTTCGTTTTCTCCTATATCAATTGCCCATTTCGCCAGCTGGCCATAAATCTCCGGCTTTCTCAAAACATGCAAAGCAAATGTTAGAAACGTCCTCCGTTGCACTTGTACTTTCCAGTGATGCCATACCTATTTGATGGGTGTGTTAGTTAGCACCAAAATGGGGTGCGCTTGAAAGTAATGCCTTAACCTCCTTGCGGTGTGAACCAAAGCGTAAATGAGCTTTTCGATGGGGTTGTAATTAACCTCACCATGTTGCAAAACTTTGCTAACAAAGTATACCGGCATCTGGATTCCGTCATGATCCGCGATGAGTACTGAAATGATGGCTTTGACTTTCGCTGCCAAATATACGATCAAAGTTTCTCCCGGTACCGGAGCGGTTAACGTTGGTAGGGTCCTGATCAAAGCTTTTATTTCCTTAAAAGCGTTTTATGCTTCCGGCATCTAGTTAAAGCTTTTACCAACTCTAGCCTTCAAAACTTGAAAGAATGGTATCGAACGTTCCACTGCCTTAGACAATAATCTGGATATTGCTGCCAGCTTCCCATTTAAGCTATGGACTTCCTTTTTTGTTCTTGGGGATATCATCTCGTCAACTACATGAATCTTTTTTGGGTTTGCTCTTAAGCGGCGTGGCGTTACGACGTGACCCAGGAACTTACCCTATTCGAAACTAAAACTACATTTTTTTGGGTTAAGTTTCATATTGATTTTTCACAAGGAGTTGAACGTTTCCTGGTTGTCCTTCAAGAGGTCAATTTCATTGTGACTTTTGATCACGAtatcatcaatgtaagcctcaacgTTCCATCTAATCTGACTCTTTGATACGTTGCCCCAGGGTTCTTCAGCCCAAAAGGCATCTTGGTGTAGAAAAATATCACATGGTCAGTATTAAACGCTGTTTTATCCTCGTCCCCCACGGCCATCTATATTTGGTGATACCCTTTATAAGCATTAAGGAAACACCTGAAGTGGTACCCGACAAGCGATTCAACCTTCCAGTCAATCTTGGGCAGCGGATAGTTATCCTTCGGACATGCTTTGTTGATGTCCTTGAAATCAACACACATAAGCCATGATCCATCAGGCTTCTTAACTAAAACCAGATTCGCTACCCACATTTGATATCTGACTTCCCTTAAGATGTTGGCGTTAATGAGCTTATCCAATTCATTACGCAAAAATGTACTGCGTTCCGGTGCCAAACCTCTCTTCTTTTGGCATACCGGCGTTATGCTTGGATTTGCATTCAAACGGTGCTCTGCTACATCCCTGGGCACTCCCATCATGTCTGACTCTTGCCAAACAAATACGTCTACATTGTTAGATAATAGTTAGCATAACGCGCTTTTGGTTTCCTCTGAAAGAACATTTCCAATTTTGATGACCTTTTCTGGGAATGCATGATTGACAATGATACCTCCTTCCTTTACTACTACTGCTGGTTAAATGACTGGCTGGATAACTTGGGCACAAATTGGGATGCGGTCTAAAAATAAAGTCACAACGCCAGACATTGTGGGGAACTTTAACATACCGTGAACCGTGGAAGGAATGGCACCCACTTCCTGTAACGCTGTCCGTCCTAAAATAACATTGAATTTGGATTTATTACAAACCACCACGAAATTTAGCAATACAGTGCGGCGCCGATGATCATCACCTAGCGTCACGTCGATACTCATGTGACCCTGGGGCCAAGTTGTTTCTCCTGTGAAACCCTGGGTGTATCGGTGGTTTTATCTTTTCTCTTACATCTTACTGCAACTGCAAAAAACAATGTTCATACAGAACATCAACAGCTCTACCCGTATCGACATAAATCCGGGACACCCGGCAGCGTCCAATGGTGGCGGTGACTGTCATAGGTGAATCATATGGACATACTTTCTAGAACGCCGGGAATGTGGTCGGAGTGCATTACCATTCCTCCAACACTTCAGCCTTTCTAATGTGCCCCGTGTGCCACATTTGTATTATGTGGATGTGCTTTTCTGGTACCTTTTCTCCAATTTTTTGCCAGGTGAACTTCCTCGTGGCGGGGCCTCCTTTGTTAGAAGGTTCAAGTGATCAAATTAGCCCAGATTTAAATGCTCGATAATGATCTTTTTTAACTCCTTAAAATTGTCGACGTCACGTACCTTATCTTCATGAAAGATACAATATTGGCTTTCGTCTACCGCGAAGCGCGGCTGCATGGGCTTGGGTGGCGGGAAATGTTTGCTAATTTCTTCCGTTGCTAATATTTCCTTAGGCATTTTGGACAAGGACTTGATTAGGGATTCCTCCTCTGCTGACAATCTTTTTGAACCATATTTCTCATATGGGCGATAGTTGTTGCGGTTATCGAACTTATTCCAGAGCACCCTCTGCTACTACTTCCTCCGTTGCCCCTAAAGCGTCCACCAGACTGTTGGTTACTGCTATTACCTTTGTCATCTTTATCATCCTTGCCGTCAGACTTGTGTTCAGTGATGGCGGCGTCAGCAAACTCTTCGGAACGTATATTGTCGCGTACCATCCAGACAGCGTCCATGAAAGTTTTGGGTAACTTCCTTCTCATGGACTTGACTAATGATAAGTTTCTGATTTAGCATATCCCCATTATATAAGCAGAGATCTGCTGTGACTCTGGTAGATTGGGTATTTTATGACACTCAGTTGTAAACCTGGTAGTGAAGTTTGACAGTGACTCACATGGCCTCTGTTTGATCCCATGCGCATCTAGATGCATCAATTCGACCAGCCTAAAGTTTTGGAAATGCTGAATGAACTTTTTCCTCAAGTTAGCAAAACAAGTAACGTACAAGGGCGGTAGCATGGCGAAACATTCACGCGCGACGGATTAGAGCTGCCCCGGGAACATGTGGCATGCCGTGGCGTTGTCCTAGTCTTGAGTTTTAATGGCATGCTCAAATTGTTGCATAAAATCCTCTGAGTCGTTGCTCCCGTCATACATGCCTAACGTAAGGGGCATCATCAGAACGGCAGGCAACGAATGTGTTGCAATTTCCTTAATGAATTTTTCCGACGACGCGGAAGGCTCCAACGGTTTCTTCACCTTATTTCCACCCATCATGGTGTACCAGTTGTTTAACATTCCATCTGCTATGCCAGACTGCTCAATTTGTGCACTCATGGAAGGCAGAGCGTGCAGGATGAGGGTTTGCATTAACTCCTGGTGTGCTGCGTCTTTTGTCTTGTCGAGCTTCACTATTCAAAGCAGGTTGTCAAAATTCACTATTCAAAGCCGACAATACCCATGTGCACATAATCATCACAAACCACATAATACATCATATACTATCAATATCACGCTAAACATAGCAGGACAACGGTAGCATTACCCGCTACTACATACATATAATAGttaagatagacccactcacctgaTATTAGCAAGCACTCAGAAATCTAATATTACTGAGTGATACTGCTACTAATGATATGGCCGAAAGGATGGTTTTATTCGTGTGATTTCGTTAGGTCGCAAGACGTTAGAATCATCTGATCAGAGTAGCGATCAGTTGTTTATTATtgatattttgcggggcctaaatttacttttgactttctaatggtagaaggtgtaagttaacctagggtcgtgtttttgagtggtttaatgaattgaagatcaactggataattttttttatttaaattacataagtAAAGGTGAAACGACCCATCAAAATCCCTATTGACGAATCACGTGATTCATCGGTTTCATCGCgaagtattgacctctatatggtacgttttttaaacattgcattcttttaaaagacacaccataaatgaatatataaaattcaaggttttcgacatctgatgatttttacatatagacaatcatcgtatataatagtttacaataatacatccgttgacaatacagtcaaaataagatagatggtgatgattttgtaaatgcaaagttttatcgaataaagcatgtatgactctatgcacatagcttgtataacgtataagcaaacagcgaaagacttctagggacctgagaataaacatgctaaaagtgtaaacacaaaggttggtgagttcatagtttaaatattgcgcataatccgtatataaagttggaccacaagatttcatcaaaagtttgtcaatagattctacgtaacagagcaccctggtaactaaacttaacgctataataataattaccctattcattttaatacacgcaaaccaacgtatcgtaaactcaaataacatacgtccattaaaaggctagcgctactagctcggacggggatgtcaagccttatgtatccatatacaattattcgcgcccaccagtccacatcctatgtactggcagctactagttaccaaagctaagggactttcgatttaaactcagtgtagaattaagtaagtaaatacttgtgtccatagcgtataaaataaagtgcatgtattctcagcccaaaaatatttaaagcgtttaaaaagggatctataaactcaccttagagtGCGTagctgatcaagcatattttcacggggtcaaggtgaacctacgcttgagtgcataaaggggtttaaggactaacaacattcgaacctccgacgcttagtcgtggataacccatatcAGTATCGTTTTGATTCCGACAGGGTggtcgatttgagagtccaccaacaacctagcatacgatattgagtggcccaaagacatgaaggttttatagttcgatacatacctgaaagtctttatagatcgtatgaagctttgttcgtacgatatAGATTTGTATGttgtggtttacgtatgagtaaacgagtGAATGTTTccattagggtttatgagctatgtatttataggctcacgaattagggtttcagtagaatctcttccctaattaaatgtgatcttgtcccaactaacttacgttatttaaggaaaagaatccgaattgattataccgtacattcttctagaatgtactggaccctatgcagtatacgaaactcgcatcagatggtataggcgcacaaGGTGCGGCTATACCTGTGCCATACGCCTTTCATGGTAGTTTGTGTGCACTTTAGGGATTTGGATGCGCAATCCGCACAGTCTTGCGGATATgcatatcattaagtcccccagttcgaACTAATTTAATATAGAATAAAAGCACCGAATGATGCCCAATCATTACCTTGGATCTTAGGACTGTGTATTTAAACGTATTGGCGATACACACAGGACATTATGTGCGTGTATATGTAATCAACCGCCATTTGCATTAAATGCTAAATATTCTTTTAGTTGAAAAATCGTCCTTTCGACGGTAATTCCTGTACCCGAGGTGACAGCTGTCACTATTCATCCTAGACATAATGATGAAAACATATGTAACCGGCTGGAGTTGCTATCGTACGCCAATTTTGTCAATCATCTTTATTGcagattgatacacgtgtacgcTCAAAATTTGACCGTGCTATTTTCAAATTTGCTTTACCTATAAATAGATAATTCACCCTTTTTTGAGTTTTTCATGCTCCTCCCTTATTT is from Rutidosis leptorrhynchoides isolate AG116_Rl617_1_P2 chromosome 10, CSIRO_AGI_Rlap_v1, whole genome shotgun sequence and encodes:
- the LOC139870938 gene encoding uncharacterized protein, with translation MADFMVKFINPRPLALVDETVPCAVTWELFTDGASTLEGAGARLILTNPEGEEHTYALCFAFTISNNKAEYEVLLSRLRIAWKMGNKALKVSVDSQLVANHLNGIFEARDPAMQKYLKLAEEMANKFDFISIMQVPRSMNKKADALSKLTSLTFSYFVKYVWIEVVEQKSTDVVHMIVPIEEVNTWINPIIAYLRDGTLPVDSAVARKIRIKAPMYTMHDNVLYKKSLLGPLLRCFGPQEVMVIREVHKGTCGMHSGFRTVVGKIMRLGKYWPSIYRDTSDVIKSCVSCQCHAPQVHVSSHDLIPILSAWPFQKWAIDLWVEAKPLKSITGRQIVNFVWEDIVCHFGVPYEIVSDNWKQFTHDPFRAWCDRLNIKQSFSSATHPQENGKVKVTNRDIVAGIGWVRIVRIGLELQMVLWAFRTTPKGSNRETPFSLVYGSEAVIHA